One genomic segment of uncultured Ilyobacter sp. includes these proteins:
- a CDS encoding phage protein yields MSNAYNYDSQNHDIILTIANVPYKVSDYGEDTKITISYEEDFKSTTMGVDGDYTKSKNHNRNALVTLKVLQESPLNAVMAVAAATGEDFYLAHVDRNFSGDVGHFSSDAYFVKIPDLNVGKQAGSREWQVRAHNLKANFVL; encoded by the coding sequence ATGTCAAACGCTTATAATTACGATTCACAGAATCACGATATCATACTCACAATTGCTAATGTCCCTTATAAAGTAAGCGATTATGGGGAAGATACAAAAATAACAATATCGTATGAGGAAGATTTCAAAAGTACTACTATGGGAGTAGACGGGGACTATACAAAATCTAAAAACCATAACAGGAATGCTCTTGTAACACTTAAAGTTCTCCAGGAGTCGCCTCTTAATGCTGTAATGGCAGTAGCTGCGGCAACAGGAGAAGACTTTTATTTAGCTCATGTTGATAGGAATTTCAGCGGAGATGTGGGGCACTTCTCTAGTGATGCATACTTTGTGAAAATCCCTGATCTAAATGTAGGAAAACAAGCAGGGTCAAGAGAATGGCAGGTAAGGGCACATAACCTTAAAGCCAACTTTGTACTATAA
- a CDS encoding DnaT-like ssDNA-binding protein produces the protein MSLIGYVDNAEALTYIQQRYDVTITQTELDRALYQAFDKIELINVRYSRKEENSSNNNFPRTCENEVPANVKQAQMLEAYEIATGKDKDVQAINKGIKSRGISDMSYSYEKALKVGDTTFSNIQAAKIMQMYERKTFGQRINNGY, from the coding sequence ATGTCTTTAATCGGTTATGTAGACAATGCAGAAGCCCTAACATATATTCAACAGAGATATGACGTCACTATTACTCAGACTGAGCTCGACAGGGCCTTGTACCAAGCTTTTGATAAGATTGAGCTTATAAATGTGAGGTACTCAAGAAAAGAAGAAAATTCATCAAATAACAATTTCCCAAGAACTTGCGAAAATGAAGTTCCTGCTAATGTGAAACAGGCTCAAATGCTGGAGGCTTATGAAATAGCGACTGGGAAAGACAAAGATGTGCAGGCTATCAATAAAGGCATAAAATCCAGGGGTATATCTGACATGTCTTATTCATATGAAAAAGCTCTTAAGGTTGGAGATACAACATTCTCAAATATCCAAGCGGCTAAGATTATGCAGATGTACGAGCGAAAAACCTTTGGTCAAAGGATAAACAATGGGTATTAA
- a CDS encoding Rho termination factor N-terminal domain-containing protein, whose protein sequence is MKCPICGKEFSDKVYRIHIKSCKKNEKEVLNEFTEETLKEKTVAELKEICKSKGITGYSRLKEDELISIILGGE, encoded by the coding sequence ATGAAATGTCCAATTTGTGGCAAAGAATTTAGTGATAAAGTCTACAGAATACATATTAAGAGCTGTAAAAAAAATGAAAAAGAGGTCCTTAATGAATTTACCGAGGAAACCTTGAAAGAAAAAACAGTAGCGGAACTGAAAGAGATTTGCAAAAGTAAAGGAATTACAGGGTACAGCAGACTAAAAGAGGATGAACTTATTTCTATTATCTTGGGCGGTGAGTAA
- a CDS encoding P22 phage major capsid protein family protein, with amino-acid sequence MSNTFLTVTDIADQALLRLRENEVMSALVWRDFDGEFTARKGDTVNVRVPNTFTANDFDTTISSQSIAESSVPVKLDKIADVSIDITSKERSLNLYDFTEQVINPAMEALASKIDKSLTGLYEDIPYFVGTSGTTPSTLAAFADAGKILNDNKVPMSMRRGVWDPAALAEFQQLDKFVEADKAASTETLRDGQIGRVYMIDNFMDQNVKTHTAGGYTALADVTITAGAKDATSITLTSAAGTSTAKLEKGDLFTLDGNQYVVTAQTAAAVSGVVTVAIYPALPAAFGDMTSAVVTFADQTARAHVNNLVFHKNAFVLVNRPMELPSGGAEGAVASFEGLSIRVTQGYNMSTKTETLSFDLLYGLKTVHKELAVRVLG; translated from the coding sequence ATGTCAAACACATTCTTAACGGTAACAGATATAGCAGATCAAGCACTACTTAGACTAAGGGAAAACGAGGTAATGTCAGCTCTTGTGTGGAGAGATTTTGACGGAGAGTTTACAGCAAGAAAAGGGGATACGGTAAATGTAAGAGTACCGAATACTTTCACAGCAAATGACTTTGACACTACTATTTCATCTCAAAGTATTGCAGAATCAAGTGTACCAGTTAAGCTTGATAAAATAGCAGACGTGTCAATTGATATAACTTCAAAAGAAAGATCTTTGAACTTGTATGATTTCACGGAGCAGGTAATCAACCCAGCTATGGAAGCCCTGGCTTCTAAAATAGATAAATCTTTAACTGGATTATATGAAGATATCCCTTATTTTGTAGGAACTTCTGGAACTACACCTAGTACACTGGCTGCATTTGCAGATGCAGGGAAAATCCTAAACGATAATAAAGTTCCTATGTCTATGAGAAGAGGAGTATGGGATCCGGCAGCACTTGCAGAATTTCAACAGTTAGATAAATTTGTAGAAGCTGACAAAGCCGCCTCAACTGAAACTCTAAGAGACGGGCAGATTGGAAGAGTATACATGATAGACAACTTCATGGATCAGAATGTAAAAACTCATACAGCAGGTGGATACACTGCACTGGCTGACGTTACTATTACAGCTGGAGCAAAAGATGCTACCTCTATAACTCTTACTTCGGCGGCAGGAACTTCAACAGCTAAATTAGAGAAAGGAGATCTCTTTACTCTTGATGGAAACCAGTATGTTGTAACAGCTCAGACTGCAGCGGCAGTTTCTGGAGTAGTAACAGTTGCAATTTATCCAGCTCTACCTGCAGCATTTGGAGATATGACATCAGCTGTAGTAACTTTTGCAGACCAAACAGCAAGAGCACATGTGAATAACCTTGTATTCCATAAAAACGCTTTCGTATTAGTAAACAGACCTATGGAACTTCCAAGCGGAGGCGCTGAAGGGGCGGTTGCTTCATTTGAGGGCCTTTCTATCAGAGTGACTCAGGGTTATAACATGAGCACAAAAACAGAAACTCTTTCTTTTGATCTTTTATATGGATTAAAAACAGTTCATAAAGAACTTGCAGTAAGGGTACTAGGTTAA
- a CDS encoding phage scaffolding protein has protein sequence MKEQVLEFLGKEENKGFLKENGFQTEVEKIVEKPAEITVEAVEGFIGENQGLRDKLYNNHISKYLKKQLGVEEVTPEMLGEKITFAKNIDTFKGKAIETALKLALKGAKHPELILGQVDKSKINFGDEGLTGIDEQVTGLKEKYPELFGEKKPTTPGTPPALPKGTKQKKSKEEINAMPMTERLAYKKANPDWYK, from the coding sequence ATGAAAGAGCAAGTTTTAGAATTTTTAGGAAAAGAGGAAAACAAGGGGTTCCTTAAAGAAAATGGATTTCAGACTGAGGTTGAAAAGATAGTTGAAAAGCCTGCAGAGATTACTGTTGAAGCTGTAGAGGGCTTTATTGGTGAGAATCAGGGCCTTAGAGACAAACTTTACAACAATCATATCAGCAAATACCTTAAAAAACAGCTTGGAGTAGAGGAAGTTACTCCTGAAATGCTAGGTGAAAAGATAACTTTTGCTAAAAATATCGATACGTTCAAAGGCAAAGCTATAGAAACAGCATTGAAACTTGCTCTAAAAGGTGCAAAACATCCTGAGCTTATTCTAGGGCAAGTAGATAAAAGTAAAATTAATTTTGGGGATGAAGGCCTGACAGGGATTGACGAGCAAGTAACAGGATTAAAAGAAAAATATCCTGAGTTATTTGGAGAAAAAAAACCTACTACGCCAGGGACACCACCTGCACTTCCAAAAGGTACAAAGCAAAAGAAATCAAAAGAAGAAATAAATGCAATGCCCATGACGGAAAGACTGGCATATAAAAAAGCTAATCCTGACTGGTACAAATAA
- a CDS encoding phage head morphogenesis protein, with the protein MAYRSLFPHEEELLLNKTLDFHHKDIIKILKKVKRNDKKQIKSAQLQISEVVAINQRAIIEDLAKIALEINRSTFEGLRTLSSEEMMNSDLTGAKKWIKANIEVFKELDFLPGQLQQERLKRIEVTARDYNRTFNTRISRMKNGEISKTDLRKMKDSLKVFKKPNKEVKALINNIDNYDNFTVEDIAKLQEWIKNRNQNWARNETGNLYADQTKEIMEKNGMDTYLWISERDSLVRPEHAGYDNGKPRNISDGIMPGEDWNCRCHAEPVNQK; encoded by the coding sequence ATGGCCTACAGAAGCTTATTCCCACACGAAGAAGAGTTGTTATTGAATAAAACATTAGATTTTCATCATAAGGATATTATAAAAATCCTCAAGAAAGTTAAAAGGAATGATAAAAAACAGATTAAAAGTGCCCAATTACAGATATCAGAAGTGGTAGCGATTAATCAGAGGGCTATTATAGAAGATCTGGCAAAGATAGCACTTGAGATAAATAGAAGCACCTTTGAAGGACTCAGGACATTATCATCAGAAGAAATGATGAATAGTGATCTTACTGGAGCAAAGAAGTGGATAAAAGCTAATATAGAGGTTTTTAAAGAGCTTGATTTTTTACCAGGGCAACTACAGCAAGAGAGGCTTAAAAGAATCGAGGTTACAGCAAGAGATTATAACCGAACCTTCAACACTCGAATAAGTAGGATGAAAAACGGTGAAATATCTAAAACTGACCTAAGGAAAATGAAAGATTCCCTCAAAGTTTTCAAGAAGCCCAACAAAGAAGTCAAAGCTCTTATAAATAACATAGATAATTACGACAACTTCACAGTGGAGGATATTGCAAAACTTCAGGAGTGGATAAAAAATCGTAATCAGAATTGGGCAAGAAATGAAACAGGAAACTTGTATGCAGATCAGACAAAAGAAATAATGGAAAAAAACGGGATGGATACTTACTTGTGGATCTCAGAAAGGGATTCATTGGTGAGACCTGAACATGCCGGCTACGACAATGGAAAACCAAGAAACATATCGGATGGCATTATGCCTGGGGAAGATTGGAATTGTCGCTGTCATGCAGAACCTGTAAATCAAAAATAA
- a CDS encoding PBSX family phage terminase large subunit has protein sequence MSQIDFKVNDHFQGYLADWSHRFYFLVGGYGSSKSYNTALKLVIKALNDPNRKILTTRAVARTLKESCYDLVKEVTYSLGVERYFKFKTSPLSIECTNGSRFIFIGLDDPAKLKSINNVSIVWMEEAPESSYEAFKELNGRLRTLGQSMHIFLSSNPVSKSSWTYSHFFKDMGIDDLELYKKRIMTVGNTYYHHSTVDDNNFVPESYVEELENLKIHDLDLYRIARKGEFGIIGERVLPNVFKAPHEVVENAVNFVPYHMRFDGLDLGFSKSFNALPRMAVDIRDNTLYIYEEFYEKGLITSELIEKIEHVRKGPHSIIADNSRPEIIEEIRRAGFRIKGSKKGAGSVLDGLQKLRSFSRIVISEECPNTYREFKELCFEKDKNGEILEDKFTFDPHSIDAARYGLEPFKHIQYKHGKIQRPRGI, from the coding sequence ATGAGCCAGATTGATTTTAAGGTCAATGACCATTTTCAAGGATATTTGGCAGATTGGAGTCATAGATTTTACTTTCTAGTAGGTGGTTATGGGTCTAGTAAGAGCTACAACACAGCTCTAAAACTGGTAATCAAAGCTCTAAACGATCCTAACAGAAAAATACTTACTACCAGGGCAGTAGCCAGGACACTTAAAGAAAGTTGTTATGACTTGGTAAAAGAAGTCACATATAGTCTTGGGGTTGAAAGATATTTCAAATTCAAAACTTCTCCGCTTTCGATTGAATGCACCAATGGAAGTAGATTTATTTTTATAGGATTGGATGATCCGGCAAAGTTAAAGTCAATAAACAATGTTTCAATTGTGTGGATGGAAGAGGCGCCGGAAAGTTCATATGAAGCTTTTAAAGAACTGAACGGAAGGCTGAGGACCTTGGGTCAGTCGATGCATATATTCTTATCCAGTAATCCAGTATCAAAAAGCAGTTGGACTTATAGTCACTTTTTTAAAGACATGGGCATAGATGATTTAGAGCTTTATAAAAAAAGAATAATGACTGTAGGAAACACATATTACCACCATTCCACAGTAGACGATAACAACTTTGTACCGGAAAGCTATGTAGAAGAATTGGAAAATTTAAAAATACACGACCTGGATCTATACAGGATAGCTAGAAAAGGTGAGTTTGGGATCATAGGAGAAAGGGTACTGCCCAATGTATTCAAGGCGCCTCATGAAGTTGTGGAAAATGCAGTTAATTTTGTACCATATCACATGCGGTTCGATGGACTGGATTTGGGATTTTCCAAGTCGTTTAATGCTCTTCCTAGGATGGCAGTGGATATAAGAGATAACACACTTTATATTTATGAGGAATTTTATGAAAAAGGCTTAATCACTAGCGAACTCATAGAGAAAATAGAACATGTTAGAAAAGGCCCTCACAGCATAATAGCTGATAATTCAAGGCCTGAAATCATTGAAGAAATCAGGAGGGCAGGTTTTAGGATAAAAGGCAGTAAGAAGGGGGCCGGAAGTGTCCTGGATGGCTTGCAGAAACTAAGATCATTTTCTAGGATAGTGATTTCTGAAGAGTGTCCAAATACTTATCGTGAATTTAAAGAGCTTTGTTTTGAGAAAGATAAAAATGGAGAGATCCTGGAGGATAAGTTTACATTTGACCCTCACAGTATAGATGCCGCAAGGTATGGGTTAGAACCATTTAAACATATTCAGTACAAGCACGGAAAGATACAAAGACCAAGGGGGATATAA
- a CDS encoding SAM-dependent methyltransferase, translating to MNEKEILEKTVAFLEELGKKAGNMMPGDQRKYLARYSIGSMESLRRFWKYKKKQLDDIKGGQCGRFGPKRKSSS from the coding sequence GTGAATGAAAAAGAGATCCTGGAAAAAACTGTGGCCTTCCTGGAGGAACTTGGAAAGAAAGCCGGTAACATGATGCCTGGAGATCAGAGAAAATATCTGGCCAGGTATAGCATAGGCAGCATGGAAAGTCTTAGGAGGTTTTGGAAATACAAGAAAAAACAGCTTGATGACATAAAGGGGGGGCAATGCGGAAGATTTGGACCAAAGAGGAAGAGCAGTTCATAA
- a CDS encoding DnaB-like helicase C-terminal domain-containing protein, giving the protein MKNLERTMLYHLITNRGQDIINSLKEGYFNGDERLLFREIKELYSNGEEINPVLLTSIDSFKIMEMVSSTGYFSTSSESEKSVNLLKEAYEKKSFKSKLGKALADLNDGLVEDAKYKLLESLREEAQEEEGVFFDSNLLSVMVHQELDNIRENKTLPDLKTGFKKIDGHVFFRPTDLVIIAGRPGMGKTAYSLSVTRNLLENGYSGKFYTLEMQPADLVKRMYSDMGQIPLGKLMTMEGLKNLTAQEQDRLDLLSNKFRSYDLEVIDVKGKYSKLDGLTASIKRSYRQKRFDFVVVDYIQLIQSDGKSEYENITEISKTLKNVAKELGIVVIALSQLNRANESQANRRPSMSHLRGSGQLEQDASVIQLLYRDEYYNEDSELKNILEVDTAKNRNGTAGKDGLYFYGDTQTILDFRRG; this is encoded by the coding sequence GTGAAGAACCTAGAGAGGACAATGCTATATCACTTAATCACAAACAGGGGTCAAGATATAATAAACAGCTTGAAGGAAGGATATTTCAATGGAGATGAAAGACTTCTTTTCCGGGAAATCAAAGAACTTTATTCCAACGGAGAAGAAATAAATCCGGTACTGCTTACAAGCATAGACAGCTTTAAAATCATGGAGATGGTGTCATCAACTGGCTATTTTTCAACATCGAGTGAATCTGAAAAGTCTGTTAATCTGCTTAAAGAGGCCTATGAAAAAAAGTCTTTTAAGTCAAAGTTGGGGAAGGCTCTTGCCGATCTAAACGATGGTCTCGTTGAAGATGCTAAATATAAGCTTTTGGAATCTCTGAGAGAAGAGGCCCAGGAGGAGGAAGGCGTTTTTTTTGATAGCAATTTACTGTCTGTCATGGTCCATCAGGAACTGGATAACATCCGTGAAAATAAAACGCTTCCAGATCTGAAAACGGGTTTTAAAAAAATAGACGGCCATGTGTTTTTCAGGCCCACGGACCTTGTGATAATTGCAGGAAGACCGGGAATGGGGAAGACGGCTTATTCTTTGTCTGTAACAAGAAACCTTCTTGAGAACGGTTATTCCGGGAAATTCTACACGCTCGAAATGCAGCCGGCTGACTTGGTGAAACGTATGTATTCGGACATGGGACAAATTCCTTTGGGAAAGCTTATGACGATGGAAGGGCTTAAAAATCTGACTGCACAGGAACAGGATAGACTAGATTTACTGTCTAACAAGTTCCGTAGTTACGATTTAGAGGTAATCGATGTTAAAGGCAAATACTCCAAGTTGGATGGGCTTACAGCCTCGATAAAAAGAAGCTATAGGCAAAAGAGGTTTGATTTTGTCGTAGTCGACTATATCCAACTCATACAATCCGATGGGAAAAGCGAATACGAAAACATAACTGAGATATCAAAAACTCTCAAGAACGTCGCTAAAGAGCTGGGGATAGTTGTCATAGCTCTTTCCCAGCTTAACAGGGCCAACGAGTCACAGGCTAACCGTAGGCCTTCGATGTCCCACTTGAGAGGTTCGGGTCAATTAGAGCAAGATGCCTCAGTAATTCAGTTGCTATACAGGGATGAATACTACAACGAAGATTCGGAGTTGAAAAACATCCTGGAAGTAGATACAGCTAAAAACAGAAACGGGACGGCTGGAAAAGATGGTCTTTATTTTTACGGTGACACTCAGACAATATTAGATTTTAGGAGGGGTTAA
- a CDS encoding ImmA/IrrE family metallo-endopeptidase: MFLKAEDRKTIKDLAAKIRNEYNLTSLPIDIAKILNDKNIKFFTANLDNINGYELSGLIEKKDNGEIRIIVNNQHQDTRNVFTVAHELGHYFLGDLNGKKRVVSLRGGSKNKKERAADFFAAELLMPEDLIRETIEKLFFPTLQEMANKFRVSRAAMKYRLDFLGVPYYG, encoded by the coding sequence ATGTTTCTGAAAGCCGAGGATCGAAAAACTATAAAGGATCTAGCCGCTAAAATAAGAAATGAATATAATTTAACTTCTCTGCCAATAGATATAGCAAAAATATTAAATGACAAAAATATAAAGTTCTTTACAGCAAACCTAGACAATATTAATGGGTATGAACTATCTGGATTAATCGAAAAAAAAGATAATGGTGAAATTAGAATAATTGTAAACAATCAACATCAAGATACAAGAAATGTGTTTACAGTTGCTCATGAATTGGGGCACTATTTTCTTGGGGATTTAAACGGTAAAAAAAGAGTGGTTTCTTTAAGGGGTGGGTCTAAAAACAAAAAAGAAAGAGCTGCTGATTTTTTCGCTGCTGAACTTTTAATGCCTGAAGATCTCATAAGAGAAACTATAGAAAAACTTTTTTTCCCAACTTTGCAAGAAATGGCAAATAAATTTAGAGTGTCTAGAGCTGCCATGAAATACAGATTAGACTTTTTAGGGGTTCCATACTATGGATAA
- a CDS encoding S24 family peptidase has translation MKTTGEIVKKYRELKNISMEEMGNSLDVSASFINALEKNRKKPSEKFLERFYKEFFISEEDKNIIENYENIRKTPEPILEQLKELEKEVKKLKTKDQSNMSISQLETGEAVDMIQVPVYDSVSAGSGLEPNPEPVDVLLLPKSVAEGCVIINVWGDSMEPSIKNGYAVMVKKEVEVANNDIGIFIHEGEALVKRYKCFDGHCFLYSDNTNYPPREVRKNDDFKVCGKVIWIMEKA, from the coding sequence ATGAAAACTACAGGAGAGATTGTTAAAAAATATAGAGAGCTAAAAAATATTAGCATGGAAGAAATGGGAAATTCATTAGATGTAAGTGCTAGTTTTATCAATGCGTTAGAAAAGAACAGAAAAAAACCTTCAGAAAAATTTTTAGAAAGATTTTATAAAGAATTTTTTATTTCTGAAGAAGATAAAAACATTATTGAAAATTATGAAAATATTCGAAAAACTCCTGAACCAATTTTGGAGCAATTAAAAGAATTGGAAAAAGAAGTTAAAAAACTAAAAACAAAAGACCAATCCAACATGTCCATTTCCCAATTAGAAACAGGAGAAGCGGTGGACATGATCCAGGTTCCGGTATATGACTCGGTATCAGCAGGATCAGGTCTAGAGCCGAATCCTGAGCCTGTGGACGTATTATTGCTGCCTAAATCAGTGGCCGAAGGGTGTGTCATTATAAATGTCTGGGGTGATTCTATGGAACCATCTATCAAAAACGGGTATGCTGTAATGGTCAAAAAAGAAGTGGAGGTCGCCAACAATGATATTGGGATCTTCATCCATGAGGGAGAGGCTCTGGTAAAACGGTACAAATGTTTTGACGGTCACTGTTTTCTGTATTCGGATAACACAAACTATCCTCCGAGAGAGGTCCGTAAGAATGATGACTTCAAGGTCTGCGGCAAGGTTATTTGGATAATGGAGAAGGCTTAG
- a CDS encoding YqaJ viral recombinase family protein encodes MTVKELRKALKGKIKGVWKLKKAELLKTYEGLNNSLEVIVEKALEGKQILKAQNREEWLEIREGGLGGSDIAAVIGLNEYSSKIDVFISKTARNNAVLKQQYEEKQTKIRASEAVQMGHVLEPVIADIFQKKNKEYTVVDFPVTVKANPWEIANVDRYLVNERGEVGILEVKTTTLYNKDKWEGDSCPRNYLCQVLWYLGITGLKYAYICCLVGGQHYRQFKIERCEETISYLRTEGRIFWEDHVVHNIIPDPDGSSSYTEHLQFLADYAEDRGEKIEVEAAADKVETYEVLLEQKKELETKIEQIKQEVFKEAIDRGSKRGTWAGHKFSIIGGPYQGFDSKKFKSDNPELYEQYVVEKTKKQYIKLS; translated from the coding sequence ATGACAGTCAAAGAGTTAAGAAAAGCCCTCAAGGGTAAGATAAAAGGTGTTTGGAAGTTAAAGAAAGCTGAATTACTAAAAACTTACGAAGGGCTTAATAACAGCCTTGAAGTTATTGTGGAAAAGGCCCTAGAAGGTAAGCAGATCTTAAAAGCTCAAAACAGAGAAGAATGGCTTGAAATCAGGGAAGGAGGCCTGGGTGGAAGTGATATAGCTGCAGTAATCGGACTTAATGAATATTCATCAAAAATAGATGTTTTTATTTCAAAGACCGCTAGAAACAATGCAGTTCTTAAGCAGCAGTATGAAGAAAAACAAACAAAGATAAGAGCATCTGAAGCAGTCCAAATGGGACATGTCCTGGAACCTGTGATCGCTGATATTTTCCAGAAAAAAAACAAAGAATATACTGTGGTGGACTTTCCAGTGACAGTAAAAGCTAATCCGTGGGAAATAGCTAATGTTGACAGATACCTGGTTAATGAAAGAGGAGAGGTCGGAATACTAGAGGTGAAAACTACTACCCTCTATAACAAAGATAAGTGGGAAGGTGACAGCTGCCCCAGGAACTATCTCTGTCAGGTTCTTTGGTATTTAGGTATAACAGGCCTTAAATATGCTTATATATGCTGCTTAGTAGGCGGACAGCATTACAGGCAATTTAAAATTGAAAGATGTGAGGAGACTATTAGTTATCTCAGGACAGAAGGAAGGATCTTCTGGGAGGACCATGTTGTTCATAATATAATCCCAGATCCAGACGGCAGTTCTTCTTATACTGAGCATCTTCAGTTCTTAGCAGATTATGCAGAGGATAGAGGGGAAAAGATAGAAGTTGAAGCAGCTGCAGACAAAGTGGAAACCTACGAGGTTCTTTTAGAACAAAAAAAGGAACTGGAAACAAAAATAGAGCAGATAAAGCAAGAGGTGTTTAAAGAAGCAATAGACAGGGGATCCAAAAGGGGGACCTGGGCAGGTCATAAGTTCAGCATAATAGGAGGCCCTTACCAAGGCTTTGATAGTAAAAAATTTAAATCTGATAATCCAGAACTGTATGAACAATACGTGGTAGAAAAAACTAAAAAACAATATATAAAATTATCTTAG
- the recT gene encoding recombination protein RecT, which produces MTEKTAKNDIMQKATSNRSVSKKKGNSIYDLISSDKMKSQFAMALPKHIDTERFVRIALTCIRQNPKLAECSRESLLGALMTSSQLGLEPGGVLGQAYLIPFSVKGQMECQFQIGYKGMLELLRRSKQLSNIRVHTVYENDEFEIGYGLDCTLNHKPVFRDRGNMIGFYSVAELKDGSKQFHFMSYDDVVEHEKKHRKGNYQSNVWKQHFEAMAHKTVVKQLMKWLPVSVEYLEMASKDEGVYKASEENLKDVTEEIVTPTFDYDEDTGEIMESEDNSADNVISDVFK; this is translated from the coding sequence ATGACAGAAAAAACAGCTAAAAACGACATCATGCAAAAGGCAACAAGTAACAGATCTGTATCTAAAAAGAAAGGAAACAGCATCTATGATCTTATCTCAAGCGACAAGATGAAAAGCCAGTTTGCTATGGCATTACCCAAGCATATAGATACAGAAAGGTTTGTGAGAATAGCCCTTACATGTATCAGACAAAATCCAAAGCTCGCTGAGTGCAGCAGAGAAAGTTTATTAGGTGCACTTATGACATCCTCTCAGCTTGGACTAGAACCAGGAGGAGTATTAGGACAGGCTTACTTAATTCCATTCTCTGTTAAAGGTCAAATGGAATGCCAGTTTCAGATTGGATATAAAGGCATGCTGGAGCTTCTTAGGAGATCGAAACAGCTTTCTAATATAAGAGTTCACACCGTCTATGAAAATGATGAGTTCGAAATAGGCTACGGATTGGACTGTACCCTTAATCACAAACCAGTTTTTAGAGATAGAGGAAATATGATTGGATTCTATTCCGTTGCAGAGCTAAAAGATGGATCTAAGCAATTTCATTTCATGTCCTATGACGATGTAGTTGAGCATGAAAAAAAACATAGAAAAGGAAATTATCAAAGTAACGTATGGAAACAACATTTTGAAGCCATGGCCCATAAAACAGTAGTAAAGCAACTTATGAAGTGGCTGCCTGTATCAGTGGAGTATCTTGAAATGGCTTCTAAGGATGAAGGGGTATATAAAGCCAGTGAGGAAAATCTTAAGGACGTTACAGAGGAAATAGTAACTCCAACTTTTGACTATGATGAAGATACCGGAGAAATAATGGAATCTGAGGATAATTCAGCTGACAACGTCATAAGTGACGTTTTTAAATAG